Proteins encoded in a region of the Micropterus dolomieu isolate WLL.071019.BEF.003 ecotype Adirondacks linkage group LG07, ASM2129224v1, whole genome shotgun sequence genome:
- the mstnb gene encoding growth/differentiation factor 8 has product MHLSQIVLYLSLLIALGPVVLSDQETHQQQPSATSPIETEQCATCEVRQQIKTMRLNAIKSQILSKLRMKEAPNISRDIVKQLLPKAPPLQQLLDQYDVLGDDNKDVVMEEDDEHAITETIMMMATEPEAIVQVDGEPKCCLFSFTQKFQASRIVRAQLWVHLRQTDEATTVFLQISRLMPVTDGNRHIRIRSLKIDVNAGVSSWQSIDVKQVLTVWLRQPETNWGIEINAFDSRGNDLAVTSAEPGEEGLQPFMEVKISEGPKRARRDSGLDCDENSPESRCCRYPLTVDFEDFGWDWIIAPKRYKANYCSGECEYMHLQKYPHTHLVNKANPRGTAGPCCTPTKMSPINMLYFNRKEQIIYGKIPSMVVDRCGCS; this is encoded by the exons ATGCATCTGTCTCAGATTGTGCTGTATCTTAGCTTGCTGATTGCTTTGGGTCCAGTCGTTTTGAGTGACCAAGAGACGCACCAGCAGCAGCCCTCCGCCACCAGCCCAATAGAAACGGAGCAGTGTGCTACCTGCGAGGTCCGGCAGCAGATTAAAACTATGCGGCTAAACGCGATCAAATCTCAGATTCTGAGCAAACTGCGAATGAAGGAAGCTCCTAATATCAGCCGAGATATAGTGAAGCAGCTCCTGCCCAAAGCGCCGCCGCTGCAGCAGCTCCTCGACCAGTACGACGTGCTGGGAGATGACAACAAGGATGTGGTTATGGAGGAGGACGATGAACATGCTATCACGGAGACAATAATGATGATGGCAACTGAAC ccGAGGCCATCGTCCAAGTGGATGGGGAACCAAAGTgctgccttttctcttttactCAAAAGTTCCAAGCCAGCCGCATAGTCCGGGCTCAGCTCTGGGTGCATCTGCGGCAGACGGACGAGGCGACCACTGTGTTCCTGCAAATCTCCCGCCTGATGCCGGTCACAGACGGGAACAGGCACATACGCATCCGCTCCCTGAAGATCGACGTGAATGCAGGGGTCAGCTCTTGGCAAAGTATAGACGTCAAACAAGTGTTGACTGTGTGGCTGCGGCAGCCGGAGACCAACTGGGGCATCGAGATTAACGCCTTCGATTCGAGGGGAAATGACTTGGCCGTGACCTCCGCTGAGCCTGGAGAGGAAGGCCTG CAACCGTTCATGGAGGTGAAGATCTCAGAGGGCCCCAAGCGTGCCAGGAGAGACTCGGGCCTGGACTGTGACGAGAACTCTCCAGAGTCCCGGTGCTGCCGCTATCCCCTCACAGTGGACTTTGAAGACTTTGGCTGGGACTGGATTATTGCCCCAAAGCGCTACAAGGCCAACTATTGCTCCGGGGAGTGTGAGTACATGCACTTGCAGAAGTACCCGCACACCCACCTGGTGAACAAGGCAAATCCCAGAGGGACCGCTGGCCCCTGCTGTACCCCCACCAAGATGTCGCCCATCAACATGCTCTACTTTAACCGAAAAGAGCAGATCATCTATGGCAAGATCCCTTCCATGGTGGTGGACCGTTGTGGATGCTCTTGA